AGATGCCCGACATTGCCACAGCACTTCACAATATATTTGATTCAAAAGAAGTTCAAAGTAGTTCTTCAACCACCGGAAGCTCTGCACCGCccgaaaattcgaagaaatcaGATCATTTTGACATGCCGGATATCTCCTCAACTCTTTACAGATCTCGTGTTGAGCCAATCAGCAGCTCTTCCAGTGGATCTACCAGCACAAGTGCTCCGAGATATGTGCCAAAACCAATAGCCCAGCCAGCTCGATATGCAATTCCAAGTCCGGGTGCTTTGAATGCCTTAAGAGTGAGTGACAGCCGGAATCGCTCAGTTTactggagcgcacttgcaataatacatacttttttttcagcgtcCCCCAGAATGGAAAGGTCAGCGCCGACATGCGCCGAGTTACGTGAAATCCAGAGAAAGCGTCACGTTCAGAGGATGCTCCAGATTTCCAGTCACATCACCGCATTTCGCGAAAGCTCACCTGGAACCTGTGACTGATGGAAAAGATGattcgaaaattgtcaaatatcGATTTGTACCGAAGCGACCAGATTTTGATGGAGAACGCGAACATAAGAAGTGACAaatcttggtttttttgtgtttaaggCTTTTAGAGCAttgataataaattttttgttggatttgctgtgtttttttgcggaaatacacagatttttgcagaaaaagttaagaaaaaactGCTACAGTTTGCCCTTTTCCACTTTAAATTGCCGCTTAAAAACTCCTCGAAAAGAGTGTGCAAAGcatggagacgcagacacgCACGAAAATCACGCCAGCACGTTACTGGCGCACTTGAGTCATGTGCTGGCGCATTTCTTGTCATgatgaaatttattaattttttcttcgttttttaccaatttccgccgatttttcgttttttattcctaatttcttcaaattttggcaatttcagaCAATATGCTGCGCAAAGGAGTGTCTTTCGTCGGCCAGGCTGTTCAACAAACGCTGTAAGTtccttgaattttgaataacggtgaaaatcaaattttttcattgcaggaaaactcagaaaaactTGCGCATTCAAAGATTCAGCGCCACGGCATCACAATCATCGGAAGAAGTCAATTATGAGATTAGAAAAGACGGAAAGAGACTCAGAGGTAGCGATTTTTACTCTAAaacaaattctaaattctaaaaactgatataatatttaaaaaaaaaccaggagCCGACTATGAAGAAATTGTTCTTACTTCGATTGCCGGCGAGGACAAGACACAGATTCCAAAGGGTGCTTTTGATGTTCTTCTCAAGGAATACGACGATTTGCAGGCCGAAAGCTTGGATTTTAAGGATAAATATCAAAGATCGCTtgctgaaactgaaaatgttcgtCGGCGAGGTATCAAGCAAACCGACGATGCTAAGGTTTTTGCAATCCAATCATTCTGCAAAGATTTACTTGAggttcgatttttaaaatcaaaatcaaccgaaaaacaattaaaataattccaaatttgCAGGTCTCCGATATTCTCGACATTGCCGTCAAGTCTGTGAAGCCAGAAGATCTGGAATCGGGAGGAAAAGCTCTGAAAGATCTTTTCGAAGGAGTTTCAATGACCCGTACTGTCATGGCAAAGACATTCGCAAAGCATGGCCTTGTGACCGTGGATCCAACCAATGAAAAGTTCGACCCCAATCTCCACGAAGCCGTTTTCCAGATTCCATCTGCTAATGTTAGTGCTAACCGCccgaattttccgaaataaaAGAGCCAAatcttgtattttttgaacaatttgggcTTATTTAATCCTTTTTAAATGCCACAAAATGCTTAATTTCCTCCATTTTCAGGCCAAACAACCTGTCGGACATATCGAAGTGTGTACAAAGATCGGCTACAGCCTGAAAGAACGTCCAATTCGGCCTGCTCAAGTTGGAGTCGTctctaaataattttcttttaattttcctctggttttttaatgtttttccggttttttgtagtttttttttgaatagctagtaatttttattgtttttctgttttttccgTTATTTCATCACACTCCAATCACTTTTTCCCGCCGTTTTATAGGATTcgaatgaacaatttttgagtttcaattcccttttttccactttttcgataggttttcagccatttttcatatattttttaattttaaacaggaaaaaagcttctttttcatttaaaaccgtaaaattttcagaatgatcGACACAAACCTTCTTCGGGTGACAGTGTGCGATGAAGGAGAGCTCGAAAAGAGCACAACGCATTTTATTGGGTACcaaattttggatatttcaagcgaaaaatgcgattttccaAGCACAAATCgctttgtgtcgatttacgcagctcgtgtactcctcgaggagaagatttttatagtttttggagaaaatgctcaatttttgaccaatttaacattaaaattgtcattttaattattttaaatgaaaatcgaCTACAAATCATCGTTTCCAGCAGTTTTCCATATTAAAAATGCTGAATTTCAGcataaaaattaccaaaaaagcgaaaaatcggcgatttgaacgttaaacttttaaaaaacagcGAAAATGTAAAATCTAGCATTTTAGTCGAAAACTAGTATTtttctcctcggggagtacacgagctgcgtaaatctacattaGGCGATTTGAGcttggaaattgattttttttactcaaaattgaaaaattctgcgaaaaatttcgaatttttttgcaaatttctaaaaaaaaacttaaatttcagctccaaaattatacaaaacttaatttttttcatttccagatCTCGAAAAATAGAGCCGGAGCAATGGATTACGTGGGCGAGCGAATGCAAATACTTGCCCGAATCTGACGCTGTTGCTCTTTGTGCAACGtaagaaaaaagcaattttcagcaattttcggctcaaaaactgaacattttttcagattaatcgATCGTCTATCACTGGAAGCCAATGTGGTGCCCGTTTCGTCGCCTGTCACAATTTGTGGAGATATTCATGGACAATTTTATGATTTACTCGAATTATTCAAAACTGGTACGGAATCGGATTCGAATTGGAAATGTCacaaaattggatgaaaaattcaaaaaatcagccgaaaaatcgagaaactttccgggaaaatcggaaaattagccaaaaaaaaatcgagaaattggataaaaaaattcgtaaattgaatgaaaaattcaaaagttgaatgaaaaattcgaaaatttgccggaaaatcgaaaaaatcgataatgtgtcgatttacgcagctcgtgtactcctcgaggaggagaatttcactgttttcgggccatttttcgcttttttaacattaaaattgcctttttcagatggaaaagTATTTTACTACTGCTAAAAACGaagaattttcatattttcaacaatagAAACCTAGATTTTCGCCTAGAAATGGCGATTTAAGTGTTTTTTACAACAAGATcgcgaaaaaataattaaaaatcaagcATTTTAGCCGGAAAATTGTGATACACTTCTCCTCGTGGAGAACacagctgcgtaaatcgacacagggCCGTGGAAGAGGCCatacggttttttttctgttttcaaacatgaaaaaaactcgaaaaattcatttttacagctaattttcgatttttcgacgGAAGAAGAAGTTTTGGCGAcgttttatgtgaaaaattcaaatattttggcaattttgagtgttttttgtggaaaaagggtgcaaaatttgaaaatttataattttttcaagtttttctgaaaaaaaaacaatcgtttaaatttattaatttgaaaaatcgtcgaaaatcaataatttcagcaaaaaaactctaaaattcttctcctcggggagtacacgggctgcgtaaatcgacacgaaacgatttttcatctaaatttagaatatttcaccgaaaaatcggtataaatctagaaaaaatcactttttttcatgcgaaaatcctttaaaaaacagtttttatacgattttcttgaaaaaaaagtcaaaaaatcgatatttttaatccagaaagcttaaaatttcgaaaaaaaaactttttttcgtaaattttttaaataaaaaatggcgaaaatatattcagcaaaaaaaactctaaaattcttctcctcggggagtacacgggctgcgtaaatcgacataacgatttttcatttaaattttgattttttcgactgaaaaatcgttaaaaatcttgaaaacccCACTTTTCAGGCGAAAATCCTTAAAGAAACAGTTTTTAtacgaatttctgaaaaaaaaaagtttgaaaaaatcgttttttttttatccaaaaagcttgaaatttcgattaaaaaaaccttttttcgtgaattttttcagtaagaaatgacaaaaatatattcggcaaaaagctctgaaattcttctcctcggggagtacaaagcgatttttcatctaaattttgattttttgaatgacaaaaaaaaatcgtgacgtgacccattttttctcattacaGGCGGCACAGTTCCCAACACAAAATACGTATTCATGGGAGATTATGTGGATCGAGGACATTACAGTCTGGAAACTGTTACACTGCTTTTTTGTCTTCTTCTCAagtattttttgattctttttcctaccaaaatttctgtaaaaaactccaaaatttgcAGATATCCGAATCAAATCACACTGCTCCGCGGAAATCATGAATCTCGTCGAATTTCCAATGTTTATGGATTCTACGATGAATGTCAGAATAAATATGGACACGGAAATGTGCACAAATGGTTCTGTAAAGTAAGGAAGCGATGGAAATTGaatggaaattggaaattcgtCGTGCAGAAAAAGCgataaaaatcgttaaaaattcaacGTTTTGGCGAAATTATACgcgaaaattcatgaaaaaatgatttttgtgcgattttctgataattttaaaaatttaactgaaaaattggctgaaaaattcaaaattcgtttCAAAATGGCTCCAAAAGTAAAGCTAAAAATAAgtcgaatttttataaaattaaaaatttcatataaactttccggaaaattgtttttctgtaattttcttttttaaaaaacttcaaaaaaacatgaaatccatcaaaattagtttttgtgcaatttttggaCTCAAAAatgctcgatttttttctggtttttttaaagaaaacctTCAATCTGcagaatggaaaatttccaaaaaatattattaaaaatgctCCGTGAGCTCCCAAAGTTCTTCTCGAAAATcgcttcaaattatttttttaaacgagaGGTGATTTTGTAGAataaaaatgacgaaaataactttttactgtcaatttttgcggaaaaaatccgAGTTTTTACGGGATAATTGGCTCTTAAAGTGCTCAAGCACTAGATTACGTgtcgaaaaatacaatttttagcCGATAATTGTATCGAAAAGGtattttttcaccattttcatcaaattttcagtttaaaaaactaaaaattaattttttttcaggtattcGACGTTCTTCCAATTGGAGCTTTAATTGATGAATCAGTACTGTGTGTACATGGAGGACTTTCACCTGATATTCGAACAATTGATAGTCTTATGTTACTTGATAGAGCTCAAGAAGTTCCTAATAAggttggaaattttaatttatcgtgaaaaattaatcgaaaaataaataatttaccGGAATTAATCGAAaactaaatgtttttatttggaaaacattgaaaatttagagataaaaaatataaatttattcaaaagtttcatttttcttggaagaaaatccgaaaattgagaaaaaatatacgagaaactataaatttatcaaaaatatgcagattaaaatgagaaaatcgagaattcgggaatttttggagaattttactctaaaatacgaaaaaaaaaattgtttttttaatacgaaagtcttgttttaaaaaattgaataaaaaaccgagaaaatttgaaaaaccgaaattatcaaataatgattttgatgagaaaaatcttaaaatatattcaaaaagatgaacaatttcgattttgaaaaatccaaaaaaagattattaaaattctttggattttctcataaaaaattaaaaaattaacttttcgattgcaaaaaaaattttttttttccgaaaaatgaaaaattctcgtttttttttcttcaaaaaattgcgaaaaaaatacgaaaaattagaaaatttactcaaaatatatgaaaatgactggaaattttcaaaaattatttttttttactaaaaaaaaatggagaaactcaaattttcaattaaataaattatttccaaatttgcagGGTCCTCTATGTGACATAATGTGGTCGGATCCGGATGATGACGTCGAAGATTGGGTGATTAGTCAAAGAGGAGCTGGATTTGTAAGAAAACTGACTGATCTGCcgaatttgggcaaaaaaaacaaaaaaatttggattttttctttttccaactgaaacttgatagttttttttgttttttggtccgaAAAaacctttattttttttgccaaaaatacgACAGCCCtgtcaattttggaatttccactttaaaattaattttttttgcaggtgtTCGGAGCAAAAGTGACAGAAGAATTCCTAATGAATAATGATCTTTCACTACTTTGCCGGTCCCATCAACTCGTTGACGAAGGATTTAAGTATATGTTTAATGAGAAACTCGCTACCGTTTGGTCGGGTAagaatttcttttattttgctgaaaaattagaaaaaaaattccaaaaaaaagattatgggtcgatttttgaaaaaaaaaacggaaattttccgataatttcccgttttcgaactttttttgaaaaattctaatttatcaaaattcattcaaaaaactcaaaaaaaaaatcgaaaaacaaaattttctcggttttaagaatttctccttttttccgaaaaaaagttttaatgttttttcattaaaaactgaaaaaaaactgaaaaacttaaaaacttggaaactgaaatttttttaatcgcacaagctggaaattttcttgaaaactgaaaaatacctcaaataaactgaaaaaagagaagaaaaaactatttttcaactgaaaaaaactgaaattgctaaaaaaattattaaaaaactaaaagaaactgattttaaaaaaactgtaaaaaaaaggattaaaggaaacgataaaaatttaaaaacagaaaaaagaaaataaaacacttttaactgaaaaaactgaaattgctttaaaagttattacaaaaagaaatttcaaataaatggaTAAATTGCAGCTCCAAACTACTGCTATCGATGCGGAAACGCGGCGGCCGTATTCGAAATCGACGGAAACAATCGCTCGACGAAATATTTCAACGCAGTTCCCGATGGAAGCCGTGAGAAGCCGGATCGTGTCGTTGCTCCGTATTTCCTCTAAATATTACCTCACACCTGCCTGCCTATTTCTATTTCCGCCACAGCTACATAATTTaattattctttaaaatttatggTGGAATAGTGTAAAtcgctttttaaaaaacccaaaaaaaaacctgccaaaataattgaaattccaaaaaaatcccacaaaaaacaataaaattcaagCTAATTTCCCgtaaaatttgacattttcccCTGATTGGTCAAAAAAgggcggagcaaatcgctgattggtcctGCAATCAGAGGCTtgttaattctttttttcgacCAATTAGCGATTAGCTTCGCCCATTTTTCGACCAATGACCGGGgaaatttgtcaaaagttgagcaaaaaacatgaatttttcattatttctgaattttttccgggtttttatcgtttttttgtcaattttcatcattttttgctatttcaaAGCAAATTCACGCTATTCCATCttgaattttaatgttttttgtctGGAGTGGACCCCCTATAAAAGCCTCGGTTCCTCGTGTACTTGATCTTCATTTTCCCCCATTTTGTGTGTATTCTCTCTctgatttttcactttattCTCATGTTTTTCCTTCTTTCAGCTCCtgttcacttttttccgtCGTGTTCCccctttctctttctctcattccttaatttaattttaatgtgtGAACAATTATCTCTCTCGAATAATCTCGAATCTTCATTCATATTCCCAGAGAGACGGAAATGTACAAGAAATTGGTAGGGACTAGTAGTAGGcgattttcacagaaaatttgacaaaaaaaaagagagacgAAAATTGTGATACCCAAAGCACAGGGGAGAGAAAATTAAAAGCATATGAATGAATAGAAGAGGAGGACCCAGAGGATTCcagttgcaaaaataaaactggattttttcaatttatacaCAGGAATGGTTGGTGGCAGAGGAGAGTGTTACAGAAGACGGACGGTAGAGGATTTCAGATTTACATTGCAGATggcggtggaggtggtggcGTGTTGTcctggaaattggaattttaaaattttataggacgcgtactccccgaggagaagtttagaacattttaaaatttgaaatagtttaattttatatttaaaaatctgaaaatcgataaattttgttttttttttttcgattttttcaacaaaaaaaaactatcgtatgaaccaaaattgaaagttttctagtttttttttgttgatattgcGTAAACACAAAGTTCTGACgctcaaaatatctcgtagcgaaaactacagtaatccttttaacgactactgtagttttcgctatgagatattttgcgcgtgaAATATGGTGTGCAATACGTATTCTCTGAATTTTGCGTTCAcgtaatactaaaaaaataaacaaaaattccagggaatatttttaaattgtttttttttcaatttagcaATAAAGTCCAAAATAAGGAACTGGGTATTCCATATcccctaaaaaatttttaattttttttttcaaaaattcaagttagACTGTAGGACAAACACCTATAAAACCCGGTGatgatttcttttttcgcGTCTCTGATAACTGATTGACCGGTCAATGTATTGCCGGGCgggcacaaaaaaaaaagattagaGACGCAGAAACGCGCTCCACTGCCAATtgaaaacgctccgcccccaaacagttgggtctcgttaggaattTGGCGGAAAAACTGGGAATTTCGCTGATTTTTATGccgaaattattgtttttttttcgatttgggA
The nucleotide sequence above comes from Caenorhabditis elegans chromosome III. Encoded proteins:
- the C34C12.8 gene encoding GrpE protein homolog, mitochondrial (Confirmed by transcript evidence): MLRKGVSFVGQAVQQTLKTQKNLRIQRFSATASQSSEEVNYEIRKDGKRLRGADYEEIVLTSIAGEDKTQIPKGAFDVLLKEYDDLQAESLDFKDKYQRSLAETENVRRRGIKQTDDAKVFAIQSFCKDLLEVSDILDIAVKSVKPEDLESGGKALKDLFEGVSMTRTVMAKTFAKHGLVTVDPTNEKFDPNLHEAVFQIPSANAKQPVGHIEVCTKIGYSLKERPIRPAQVGVVSK
- the pph-6 gene encoding Serine/threonine-protein phosphatase 6 catalytic subunit (Confirmed by transcript evidence) → MIDTNLLRVTVCDEGELEKSTTHFIGSRKIEPEQWITWASECKYLPESDAVALCATLIDRLSLEANVVPVSSPVTICGDIHGQFYDLLELFKTGGTVPNTKYVFMGDYVDRGHYSLETVTLLFCLLLKYPNQITLLRGNHESRRISNVYGFYDECQNKYGHGNVHKWFCKVFDVLPIGALIDESVLCVHGGLSPDIRTIDSLMLLDRAQEVPNKGPLCDIMWSDPDDDVEDWVISQRGAGFVFGAKVTEEFLMNNDLSLLCRSHQLVDEGFKYMFNEKLATVWSAPNYCYRCGNAAAVFEIDGNNRSTKYFNAVPDGSREKPDRVVAPYFL